A stretch of Oncorhynchus mykiss isolate Arlee chromosome 12, USDA_OmykA_1.1, whole genome shotgun sequence DNA encodes these proteins:
- the LOC110538622 gene encoding claudin-4, translated as MGSAGVQIVCVALGVLGLIGGIVCCAIPRWKVSSFTGQNIVTAQETEEGLWMTCVVQSTGQQQCKSYESLLVLPSNLQAARAMTIISCMVTSLAILILFAGADFTTCVENEDIKPKISIVAGIALLVSGLLLIIPVSWSAHNVISNFYNPLVAQKMELGTCIFVGWAAGVLLILAGGLLMCFSRAKSGSSGGTAKYYGNSASAPAANKNYV; from the exons aTGGGATCTGCTGGGGTACAGATTGTATGTGTGGCCCTTGGGGTCCTGGGCCTGATCGGGGGCATTGTGTGCTGTGCCATCCCTAGGTGGAAAGTGTCATCATTTACAGGACAGAACATCGTAACTGCACAG gaAACTGAAGAGGGCCTGTGGATGACCTGTGTGGTGCAGAGTACTGGCCAGCAGCAGTGTAAGAGCTATGAGTCCCTGCTGGTCCTGCCATCTAACCTGCAGGCGGCCCGCGCCATGACCATCATCAGCTgcatggtcacctccctggccatCCTCATCTTGTTCGCCGGCGCCGACTTCACCACCTGCGTGGAGAATGAGGACATCAAGCCCAAGATCAGCATTGTGGCCGGGATCGCTCTGTTGGTGTCTggcctcctcctcatcatccctGTCAGCTGGTCCGCCCACAACGTCATCAGCAACTTCTACAACCCCCTTGTGGCCCAGAAGATGGAGCTGGGAACCTGTATCTTTGTTGGCTGGGCTGCTGGGGTGCTGCTGATTCTGGCCGGAGGCCTGCTCATGTGTTTCAGCAGAGCCAAATCTGGCAGCTCGGGAGGAACCGCCAAGTACTACGGCAACAGCGCTTCAGCCCCCGCTGCCAACAAGAACTACGTCTAG
- the LOC110538621 gene encoding coronin-1A, with protein sequence MSRKVVRASKFRHVFGQGVKADQCYDDIRISQMTWDSNFCSVNPKFVAMIVDASGGGAFLVLPLNKTGRIDMSQPTVCGHTGPVLDIEFCPHNDNIIASGSEDCSVMIWEIPEGGLVTPLNDPVVKLEGHSKRVGILSWHPTAHNVLMSAGCDNVVILWNVACGEAMVRIDSVHPDLIYSACWNRDGSQILTSCKDKTIRVLDPRKGTVIAEKEKTHEGSRPVKAVFVSEGKILSTGFSRMSERQVALWDPKSFGEPLTLQELDTSSGVLLPFFDPDTGIVYLCGKGDSSIRYFEVTDEAPYVHYLSMYSSKESQKGMGYMPKRGLEVNKCEIARFYKLHERKCEPIVMTVPRKSDLFQEDLYPDTMGPEPSVEANEWFEGKEGQPILISLKDGFATTTKSKEFKVHKSLLKTTSAAMGHQHDNTGEVHALQKEVKALKETVEELTKRVSKLESKN encoded by the exons ATGTCCAGGAAGGTAGTCAGGGCCAGTAAGTTCCGTCATGTCTTCGGCCAGGGGGTGAAGGCTGACCAGTGCTATGATGACATCCGCATCTCCCAGATGACCTGGGACAGCAACTTCTGCTCTGTCAACCCCAAGTTCGTGGCCATGATTGTGGATGCCAGCGGAGGAGGGGCCTTCCTAGTGCTGCCTCTGAACAAG ACGGGTCGTATTGACATGTCCCAGCCCACAGTCTGTGGACACACAGGCCCAGTGCTGGATATTGAGTTCTGTCCCCACAACGACAACATCATTGCCAGTGGTTCAGAGGACTGCAGTGTCATG ATTTGGGAGATCCCGGAGGGTGGCCTGGTCACGCCCTTGAATGACCCCGTGGTGAAGCTGGAGGGGCACTCCAAACGCGTGGGCATCCTCAGTTGGCACCCCACTGCCCACAATGTGCTCATGAGCGCAG GCTGTGACAACGTGGTGATCCTGTGGAACGTGGCGTGTGGAGAGGCCATGGTGAGGATCGACTCGGTCCACCCTGACCTCATCTACAGTGCCTGCTGGAACAGGGACGGCTCCCAGATCCTCACCTCCTGTAAGGACAAGACCATACGTGTGCTGGACCCCCGCAAGGGCACAGTCATTGCC gagaaggagaagacacACGAAGGCTCCAGGCCTGTCAAGGCTGTGTTTGTGTCCGAAGGGAAGATCCTGAGCACCGGCTTCAGTCGCATGAGTGAGAGGCAGGTGGCACTTTGGGACCCG AAGAGCTTTGGGGAGCCACTCACCCTGCAGGAGTTGGACACCAGCAGTGGTGTCCTATTGCCCTTCTTTGACCCTGACACTGGCATCGTCTACCTCTGTGGCAAG GGTGACAGCAGTATCCGGTACTTTGAGGTGACGGATGAGGCTCCCTATGTTCACTACCTGTCCATGTACAGCAGTAAGGAGAGTCAGAAGGGCATGGGCTACATGCCCAAGAGGGGCCTGGAGGTCAACAAGTGTGAAATCGCCAG GTTTTACAAGCTCCATGAGAGGAAGTGCGAGCCCATTGTCATGACGGTGCCCCGCAAG tctgaCCTGTTTCAGGAGGATTTGTACCCAGACACCATGGGTCCAGAGCCGTCTGTGGAGGCCAATGAGTGGTTTGAAGGCAAAGAGGGCCAACCTATCCTGATCTCCTTGAAGGACGGTTTTGCGACAACCACCAAATCcaaagagttcaaagttcacaaAAGTCTTCTGAAGACCACATCAGCAGCCATGGGGCATCAGCACGATAACACTGGG gaggtgCATGCCTTGCAGAAGGAGGTGAAGGCTCTGAAGGAAACAGTAGAGGAGCTGACCAAGCGCGTGAGCAAACTGGAGAGCAAGAATTGA
- the paqr4a gene encoding progestin and adipoQ receptor family member 4a, which produces MVSNKFLFAIILLYVYIGVQSLFYFFGGVVLTILVAMAFLNGPRLLDWANSPPHLQFNKYVLTGYRPISSVQDCIRSLFYMHNELGNIYTHGIPLLCFLFLIPLNFPWSQISVTWLGVVHFLACLSPQLGSVLYHLFMNHEGGEPVYHTLLTLDMCGICMINTLGALPIVYSTLLCYPFTRTVALLVYILLSSYAIYSAITARSSVRRLRSFAWQALFRFSFFLLRWVGVGGGSPTSLQHFLTMDALAVLGGIINISRIPERFRPGLFDYWCNSHQIMHVLVVGSILYLHWGVLDDLLWINSHHCPSD; this is translated from the exons ATGGTGTCTAATAAATTTTTATTCGCAATAATTCTATTATATGTGTATATAGGTGTACAgtcattattttacttttttggCGGCGTCGTTTTAACTATTTTGGTTGCTATGGCATTTTTAAATGGACCCAGACTATTAGACTGGGCGAATTCACCTCCTCATCTTCAATTCAACAAATACGTCCTGACTGGATACCGACCAATATCTTCTGTCCAAGACTGTATAAGAAGCCTTTTTTACATGCACAACGAACTGGGAAACATATACACACATG GTATCCCTCTGCTCTGCTTCCTGTTCCTCATCCCGCTCAACTtcccctggtcccagatcagtgtgACATGGCTGGGTGTGGTCCACTTCCTGGCCTGCCTGTCCCCCCAGCTGGGCTCTGTGCTCTACCACCTCTTCATGAACCACGAGGGAGGAGAGCCTGTCTACCACACTCTTCTCACCCTCGACATGTGTGGCATCTGTATGATCAACACGCTGG GAGCGCTGCCCATCGTCTACAGCACCCTGCTGTGCTACCCATTCACCCGCACAGTGGCTCTGCTCGTCTACATCCTGTTGTCCAGCTACGCTATCTACTCGGCCATCACGGCGCGGAGTAGCGTGCGGCGCCTGCGCTCCTTTGCCTGGCAGGCCCTGTTCCGCTTCTCCTTCTTCCTGCTGCGCTGGGTGGGCGTGGGCGGCGGCAGCCCCACCTCGCTGCAACACTTCCTCACCATGGACGCGCTGGCTGTACTGGGCGGGATCATCAACATCTCGCGCATCCCAGAGCGCTTCCGCCCGGGCCTCTTTGACTACTGGTGCAACAGCCACCAGATCATGCACGTGCTGGTGGTGGGCTCCATCCTCTACCTGCACTGGGGTGTGCTGGACGACCTGCTCTGGATCAACAGCCACCACTGTCCCTCAGACTGA